In the genome of Magnetococcus sp. PR-3, one region contains:
- the hybA gene encoding hydrogenase 2 operon protein HybA, translating to MKRREFLKAAVGSAAAVTCGGVAGSAEARENLKPAPEAVGMLYDSTLCVGCKACVTKCKEVNGMPPEIDGEHKAWDSARDLSGKTHNVIKVFRSGSGQNKDQMKDGYAFEKRSCMHCVDPGCVSACPVTAMRRHDLTGIITHHADVCIGCRTCMTGCPYNVPQFEYDKPFGQIQKCQMCNQAGVERIDQGQMTGCAEVCPTGATLFGKRSDLLAEAKRRLTLKEGEHYLYPRGDLANPSKPHEKAVPDYQQHVWGEKEAGGTNVMHISSIPFDKLGMPPLDERSYASISEGVQHGLYSYMALPAVALAGLTAIVRRNTVAQGDESGMDTDFEHDEKEEGQS from the coding sequence ATGAAACGTCGAGAGTTTCTTAAGGCGGCGGTAGGTAGTGCAGCTGCCGTCACATGCGGTGGCGTAGCCGGCTCTGCTGAGGCCCGTGAAAATTTAAAGCCTGCTCCAGAAGCGGTGGGTATGCTCTACGATTCCACCCTTTGTGTGGGCTGTAAGGCATGTGTGACCAAGTGTAAAGAGGTCAACGGCATGCCTCCGGAAATTGATGGGGAGCATAAAGCTTGGGACTCTGCCCGCGACCTTTCCGGTAAAACCCACAATGTCATCAAAGTCTTCAGATCTGGGTCCGGTCAAAATAAAGATCAAATGAAGGATGGCTATGCCTTTGAAAAACGCAGTTGTATGCACTGCGTAGATCCTGGTTGTGTCTCCGCTTGCCCGGTAACGGCCATGCGTCGTCATGATCTCACCGGCATTATTACCCATCATGCGGATGTCTGTATTGGCTGCCGTACCTGTATGACCGGCTGCCCCTATAACGTGCCACAGTTTGAGTATGACAAGCCTTTTGGCCAAATTCAAAAATGCCAAATGTGTAATCAGGCTGGGGTGGAGCGGATTGATCAGGGTCAGATGACCGGTTGTGCAGAGGTCTGCCCGACAGGTGCTACTTTGTTTGGTAAGCGTAGTGACCTGTTGGCAGAGGCCAAGCGCCGCTTAACCCTGAAAGAGGGTGAACATTACCTATACCCTCGTGGGGATTTAGCCAACCCCAGCAAGCCACATGAAAAGGCTGTTCCAGACTACCAGCAACATGTCTGGGGTGAAAAAGAGGCGGGTGGCACCAACGTGATGCATATCTCCTCTATTCCGTTTGACAAGCTGGGTATGCCACCCCTTGATGAGCGCTCTTATGCCTCAATCTCTGAAGGGGTGCAGCATGGGTTATATAGCTACATGGCACTGCCTGCCGTAGCACTGGCTGGTCTAACCGCCATTGTGCGCCGTAATACGGTGGCACAAGGGGATGAGTCCGGTATGGATACGGACTTTGAACATGATGAGAAAGAGGAGGGGCAGTCATGA
- a CDS encoding hydrogenase small subunit produces MAVTESDFLDLEQRLGVSRRAFLKFCAGIAASMGLGGNAGLAMAEAVVTAKKRPPVIWLHGQECTGPTETLLRSEQPSLETLILDLISLEYHQTLDAGAGHVVEEMKKHSMEANKGKYVLVIEGSIPLADDGIYCKIGGQTMLDATKEAAEHAAAIVAFGSCASWGGVPSAGINPTGAVGAPSVITDKPVVTIPGCPPNPANFLGTILYFVTYGKLPPLDAQGRPKWAYGRLIHENCYRRPHFDAGRFATEFGDEGHKKGWCLYKLGCKGPETYNNCPSLEFNNVGGGVWPIGVGHPCFGCSEGGVGFNKPLFSLAEVETHTSPNTFPAIDSREHTNAATSMSAGLAGVGIGIAIGASAMAAKKLGEQEDGSDNQDKG; encoded by the coding sequence ATGGCAGTAACAGAGAGTGATTTTCTGGATTTGGAACAGCGACTGGGGGTTTCCCGTCGGGCTTTCCTTAAATTCTGTGCCGGTATCGCCGCCTCTATGGGCTTAGGTGGTAACGCAGGTTTGGCTATGGCTGAAGCGGTGGTGACGGCAAAAAAACGTCCTCCGGTGATCTGGCTGCATGGTCAGGAGTGTACCGGTCCTACTGAGACTTTGTTGCGTTCCGAACAGCCGAGTTTGGAGACCTTAATTCTGGACCTGATCTCCTTGGAGTATCATCAGACGCTGGATGCCGGGGCTGGTCATGTTGTGGAGGAGATGAAAAAGCACTCCATGGAGGCCAATAAAGGCAAATATGTGTTGGTCATTGAGGGTTCCATTCCTCTCGCGGATGATGGCATTTACTGTAAAATTGGTGGCCAGACCATGTTGGATGCCACCAAAGAGGCCGCTGAGCATGCCGCTGCGATCGTCGCTTTTGGCTCTTGTGCCAGTTGGGGTGGGGTACCTTCTGCAGGTATCAACCCTACGGGTGCTGTGGGTGCTCCTTCCGTCATTACGGATAAACCGGTGGTGACCATCCCTGGTTGTCCGCCTAACCCAGCCAACTTCTTGGGTACGATCCTCTATTTTGTCACCTACGGTAAGCTGCCACCATTGGATGCCCAAGGCCGCCCTAAGTGGGCCTATGGTCGATTAATTCATGAAAACTGCTACCGTCGTCCCCATTTTGATGCCGGTCGTTTTGCGACTGAGTTTGGGGATGAAGGTCACAAAAAAGGGTGGTGTCTTTATAAACTGGGGTGTAAAGGTCCTGAGACCTATAACAACTGCCCCAGTTTGGAGTTCAATAATGTGGGTGGTGGTGTTTGGCCCATTGGTGTGGGACATCCCTGTTTTGGGTGCTCTGAAGGGGGCGTAGGCTTCAATAAGCCGCTCTTTTCTTTGGCGGAGGTTGAGACCCACACCTCCCCCAATACTTTCCCTGCCATCGACTCCCGTGAACATACCAATGCTGCGACCTCCATGTCTGCAGGTCTGGCTGGTGTTGGTATTGGTATCGCGATTGGGGCCAGTGCCATGGCGGCTAAAAAATTGGGCGAGCAAGAGGACGGCTCCGATAACCAGGACAAAGGTTAA
- a CDS encoding TetR/AcrR family transcriptional regulator, with protein MGVQDRKAREFARREREILDAALELLDQAEWQTVTVADIAKASEIGKGTIYKHFPSKETLYAQLSIDFGKDFYHTLTDQIDMQQPVIPLFRQLMERVWDLHLSGRKYHRLLLYCSAKDFRARLPEAYRQEMINKDAAFESLFAGIITRGMEEGVFPRSVPVEEMMLAAHAVFEGAVAMLWNELEDDVDKKQFSQRITQFMLTGLCYMDRQVG; from the coding sequence ATGGGTGTGCAAGATCGTAAAGCGCGTGAATTTGCCAGACGAGAGCGGGAAATACTGGATGCCGCGCTTGAGTTGTTGGATCAAGCGGAATGGCAGACGGTCACAGTGGCGGATATTGCCAAAGCCTCTGAAATTGGCAAAGGGACAATCTACAAGCATTTTCCCAGTAAAGAGACCCTTTACGCCCAGTTATCGATTGATTTTGGAAAAGATTTTTATCATACACTGACCGACCAAATCGATATGCAACAACCTGTTATCCCGCTGTTCAGGCAGCTGATGGAGCGGGTATGGGATTTGCACCTCTCTGGACGTAAGTATCATCGTTTGTTGCTCTACTGCAGTGCCAAAGATTTTCGTGCGCGTTTGCCCGAGGCATATCGCCAAGAGATGATCAATAAGGATGCTGCATTTGAATCACTGTTTGCAGGTATTATTACACGGGGGATGGAAGAGGGTGTTTTTCCACGAAGTGTCCCTGTTGAAGAGATGATGCTGGCCGCCCATGCTGTTTTTGAGGGGGCTGTGGCCATGCTCTGGAATGAGCTGGAAGATGATGTCGACAAGAAACAGTTTTCCCAGCGTATTACACAGTTCATGTTAACCGGTTTGTGCTACATGGACAGGCAGGTCGGCTAG
- a CDS encoding efflux RND transporter permease subunit has translation MNAIISAAFSRARTTVLILLFIIIAGASAYMTIPKESDPDVKIPIIIVSVGYEGISPEDGERLLVKPLEKALRGLDGLKEMDAVAAVGNASVTLTFEAGFDAEKALRKVRQKVDDARPDMPSESDEPVVQEINVALFPVITVSLSGQVDVMTLRKTARNLKDRIEAVAGVLEVDIGGDREEMVEILVDPLLLETHGISFGEVVQLVSRNNTLVPAGAIDTGLGRMTIKAPGVVEGIADLLSMPVKVAGDTVITFDQLATVRRTLKDPEGFARMDGRPTLTLEVKKRVGANILDMVAAVKETVKKTQENWTVPITVGYSNDQSRQIGDMLGDLENNVLAAIALVMMVVVGALGVRSALLVGLAIPGAFLAAIMALDLMGVTMNIVVLFSLILVVGMLVDGAIVVVEQAEQRKQKGEAGMAAFQHAAKRMAWPVIASTVTTLAVFMPLMFWPGVIGQFMKYLPLTVLLALSASLLMALVFMPVLGGLSSGRAMPEQTQKVGMWSQLYGKVLGYLLHHPTKVFMVALALMMGSFMLYAEKGRGVEFFPDVEPDLAQIVIHGRGDLSVHEKDRVVQAVEAQLLGHSELKVVYGRSFARGGGAGRSEDTIGVIQLEFVDWHQRRPANRILDELREQLASVAGVTIEVRKQENGPGGGKPVQLKVVAADGALPDDAVANIRHEMARLGGFVDLEDDRAPAGVEWRVLVDRAEAARFGADVVTVGSAVQLVTSGVLVGTYRPDDADDEVDIRLRFPENSRHLDRLHALRTPTPRGMIPMSNFVRVEPAPKVDAIKRSDGNRVVTISADVADGLLVDDQVTQLKAVVADLSLGRGVEVTFKGEDEDQRETVAFLGKAFTVAIFLMMLALVTQFNNIFQAMIVLSAIIFSTAGVLLGLLVSHQPFGIVMGGIGVIALAGIVVNNNIVLIDCYNELRGQGLDAYQAAKQAGEQRLRPVLLTAVTTILGLMPMALGVNLDLMGREILIGSPSTQWWTQLSTSIAGGLAFATPLTLILTPCLLVGWAVLGGKLLSLKARIRPAQKIQPVVDEPVEATV, from the coding sequence ATGAATGCCATCATCTCTGCTGCGTTTAGCCGTGCTCGCACAACGGTATTGATTCTGCTGTTTATCATCATTGCGGGTGCCTCAGCGTATATGACCATCCCTAAAGAGTCTGATCCTGATGTGAAAATTCCCATCATCATCGTCTCTGTCGGTTATGAAGGGATCTCCCCTGAAGATGGGGAGCGGCTACTGGTCAAGCCTCTTGAAAAAGCCCTGCGTGGTCTGGATGGGTTGAAGGAGATGGATGCCGTCGCAGCCGTGGGTAATGCCTCTGTTACCCTGACGTTTGAAGCGGGTTTTGATGCGGAAAAGGCCCTACGTAAAGTTCGCCAAAAAGTGGACGATGCCCGGCCTGATATGCCTTCTGAGTCTGATGAACCGGTGGTTCAAGAGATCAATGTTGCGCTGTTTCCAGTCATTACCGTCTCCCTGTCTGGACAGGTAGATGTCATGACTCTGCGCAAGACAGCGCGTAACTTAAAAGATCGTATAGAAGCGGTGGCCGGTGTTCTGGAAGTGGATATTGGTGGTGATCGCGAGGAGATGGTTGAGATCCTGGTGGATCCTCTACTGCTTGAGACACACGGCATTAGTTTTGGTGAAGTGGTGCAGCTGGTTTCCCGCAACAACACACTGGTACCTGCAGGGGCGATTGATACCGGTTTGGGCCGCATGACCATTAAAGCACCGGGTGTGGTCGAGGGGATTGCTGACCTGCTGTCCATGCCGGTTAAGGTGGCGGGAGATACGGTCATTACGTTTGATCAACTGGCCACAGTACGACGTACCCTTAAAGATCCGGAAGGTTTTGCCCGTATGGACGGTAGGCCTACCCTTACCCTGGAAGTTAAAAAGCGGGTAGGGGCCAATATTCTGGATATGGTGGCGGCCGTTAAGGAGACCGTAAAAAAAACCCAGGAAAACTGGACCGTACCCATTACCGTTGGATACTCCAATGATCAATCACGGCAGATTGGCGATATGTTGGGAGATCTTGAGAACAACGTTCTGGCGGCGATTGCGCTGGTGATGATGGTGGTGGTTGGTGCTTTGGGTGTGCGTTCCGCCTTGCTGGTGGGGTTGGCCATTCCTGGGGCCTTTCTTGCGGCCATTATGGCGTTGGATCTTATGGGTGTCACCATGAATATTGTGGTGCTGTTCAGTCTTATCCTTGTGGTTGGTATGTTGGTAGATGGGGCCATTGTGGTGGTGGAGCAGGCCGAGCAACGTAAGCAAAAGGGTGAAGCGGGTATGGCGGCTTTTCAGCATGCGGCCAAACGCATGGCCTGGCCGGTTATTGCCTCTACTGTGACCACGCTGGCGGTGTTTATGCCTTTAATGTTCTGGCCAGGGGTGATTGGTCAGTTTATGAAATATCTGCCCCTTACCGTGTTGCTGGCGTTATCGGCTTCCCTCTTAATGGCTTTGGTCTTTATGCCGGTTTTGGGGGGCTTGTCTTCAGGGCGTGCGATGCCTGAACAGACGCAAAAGGTGGGGATGTGGAGCCAGCTGTATGGCAAAGTTTTAGGGTATCTGTTGCATCACCCAACCAAGGTATTCATGGTGGCTTTGGCCCTGATGATGGGCTCTTTTATGCTCTATGCAGAAAAAGGGCGTGGGGTTGAGTTTTTTCCGGATGTTGAACCCGATCTTGCGCAGATTGTTATCCATGGCCGGGGTGATCTCTCGGTTCATGAAAAAGATCGGGTTGTGCAGGCGGTTGAGGCACAACTGCTGGGTCATAGTGAGCTGAAGGTGGTCTACGGTCGCTCCTTTGCGCGTGGGGGTGGTGCAGGTCGCTCTGAAGATACCATTGGGGTGATCCAGTTGGAGTTTGTGGATTGGCATCAACGTCGCCCTGCCAACCGTATTTTAGATGAGCTACGGGAACAGTTAGCTAGCGTTGCAGGTGTGACCATTGAGGTGCGTAAACAGGAGAATGGACCCGGTGGTGGTAAACCGGTGCAGTTAAAGGTTGTGGCTGCTGATGGGGCGCTACCTGATGATGCGGTGGCCAACATTCGCCATGAAATGGCCCGCTTGGGCGGCTTTGTCGATTTAGAAGATGACCGTGCCCCTGCCGGGGTGGAGTGGCGGGTGTTGGTGGATCGTGCGGAAGCAGCCCGGTTTGGTGCAGATGTGGTGACTGTGGGTTCAGCTGTTCAGTTGGTGACCAGTGGGGTTTTGGTCGGTACCTACCGGCCTGATGATGCTGATGATGAAGTAGATATTCGTCTACGCTTTCCAGAAAATTCACGACATCTTGATCGGCTGCATGCCCTGCGTACCCCGACGCCACGGGGTATGATTCCCATGAGTAACTTTGTACGGGTAGAACCTGCCCCTAAGGTCGATGCCATTAAACGCAGTGATGGTAACCGGGTTGTCACCATCTCTGCGGATGTGGCTGATGGTTTATTGGTGGATGATCAGGTGACCCAGTTAAAAGCCGTGGTGGCTGACCTGTCTTTAGGGCGTGGGGTCGAGGTCACCTTTAAAGGGGAAGATGAAGATCAACGAGAAACGGTGGCTTTTTTAGGTAAAGCTTTTACCGTGGCGATTTTCTTGATGATGTTGGCACTGGTGACTCAGTTTAATAATATCTTCCAGGCGATGATTGTCCTTTCAGCCATTATCTTCTCAACGGCAGGTGTGTTGTTGGGGTTGTTGGTCAGTCATCAACCTTTTGGTATTGTGATGGGCGGGATTGGTGTTATTGCCCTGGCCGGGATTGTGGTTAACAACAATATTGTACTGATTGACTGTTACAATGAGCTCCGGGGGCAGGGCTTGGATGCTTATCAAGCAGCCAAGCAAGCTGGGGAGCAGCGTCTACGTCCCGTCTTACTGACCGCTGTCACAACCATTTTAGGGTTAATGCCCATGGCGCTTGGGGTTAACCTAGACCTAATGGGCCGGGAGATTTTGATTGGCTCTCCATCGACACAGTGGTGGACTCAGCTGTCGACTTCCATTGCCGGTGGGTTGGCTTTTGCAACCCCATTAACCCTCATCTTGACCCCTTGCTTACTGGTTGGTTGGGCGGTTTTGGGGGGGAAACTTCTGTCACTTAAAGCGCGCATACGTCCTGCCCAAAAGATCCAGCCGGTTGTTGACGAGCCGGTAGAAGCGACCGTCTAA
- a CDS encoding TMEM165/GDT1 family protein, whose protein sequence is MLELQSTTIFSTSLLIGLAEIGDKSQLVCMLLAARHRPLPVLFGASLAFMLLNGLAVTLGATLALWLPHLWITLAATVLFAFFGVQMLRTATEDEEEVQAQSSTSNIFLTACVMIFTAEMGDKTQIAIAGLATTLNPIDVWLGATIALVLTSYMGVFFGYKLLNRIPTQRLHQIAGLFFLGMAALAFSRLF, encoded by the coding sequence ATGCTTGAGCTGCAGTCAACGACGATTTTTAGTACCAGCCTGCTCATTGGTTTGGCTGAAATAGGTGATAAAAGTCAGTTGGTCTGTATGCTTTTGGCCGCTCGTCATCGCCCCCTTCCCGTTCTTTTTGGTGCCAGCTTGGCCTTTATGCTCCTTAACGGTCTGGCCGTAACATTGGGCGCAACCCTGGCTCTTTGGTTACCGCACCTGTGGATCACCCTGGCGGCAACGGTACTGTTTGCTTTTTTCGGGGTTCAAATGCTAAGAACCGCGACCGAGGATGAAGAGGAAGTGCAGGCGCAATCGTCAACATCCAATATTTTTCTTACAGCCTGTGTCATGATCTTTACGGCTGAAATGGGGGATAAAACACAGATTGCCATTGCAGGTTTAGCAACCACATTAAACCCCATCGATGTCTGGCTCGGTGCCACCATAGCTCTGGTCTTAACCTCCTATATGGGGGTGTTTTTTGGGTATAAGCTACTGAATCGCATACCCACCCAACGCTTACATCAAATAGCAGGTCTCTTTTTTTTGGGCATGGCGGCGCTGGCCTTTTCCCGCCTCTTTTAA
- a CDS encoding efflux RND transporter periplasmic adaptor subunit: MKRSLFLALIMAVAMTVWLAGGAHVRARETPPPTARVMEPALVLPHVKVERIPMEKITREVVLRGQAQPNRVATLKSETTGKVVRLPGARGARLSKGSPLVQLSGDDRAARRVLAQANVAQAEAASHAAKSLNKKGFQADLKVKQANADLQAARAELESINLDIRRSTLYAPFNGIVRERFVELGEYVTPGDEMVELLDDHTIKIVADLPQQKVGNLTLGMEGQAIWMDGQKRTGKISYISPRADEQTRTFKVELSIDNPQSTLPLGASVEIHIPLAQALAHHLSPALLNLDSKGQLGVKVVGADSVVVWHSVKVIRAGLTGIWVMGVPEGAQIITLGGGFVEVGQEVTTDKSS, translated from the coding sequence ATGAAACGTTCACTCTTTCTTGCTCTAATCATGGCTGTGGCTATGACGGTTTGGTTGGCCGGTGGTGCCCATGTGCGGGCAAGGGAGACGCCGCCGCCTACAGCCAGGGTGATGGAACCTGCCTTGGTGCTTCCACACGTTAAGGTAGAGCGCATACCCATGGAAAAGATTACCCGTGAGGTGGTCTTGCGGGGGCAGGCGCAGCCTAACCGGGTGGCCACACTAAAAAGTGAGACCACAGGTAAAGTGGTACGACTGCCGGGTGCCCGTGGTGCACGTCTATCCAAAGGCTCTCCATTGGTTCAGCTTAGTGGGGATGACCGTGCTGCCAGACGGGTGCTGGCACAAGCCAATGTGGCACAAGCCGAGGCGGCATCCCATGCCGCAAAATCTCTGAATAAAAAAGGGTTTCAAGCAGATTTAAAAGTTAAGCAGGCTAATGCTGACCTGCAAGCTGCCCGTGCTGAGCTGGAGTCCATTAATTTGGATATTCGACGTTCCACCCTTTATGCCCCTTTTAACGGTATTGTGCGGGAGCGCTTTGTGGAGCTGGGCGAGTATGTTACGCCGGGTGATGAAATGGTGGAGCTGCTGGATGACCACACCATTAAAATCGTTGCCGATCTACCCCAACAGAAAGTGGGTAACCTGACGTTAGGCATGGAAGGTCAGGCGATTTGGATGGATGGCCAAAAGCGGACGGGTAAAATCTCTTACATCAGTCCCCGTGCAGATGAACAGACCCGAACCTTTAAAGTGGAACTGTCCATTGATAATCCACAAAGTACGTTACCTTTGGGCGCGAGTGTTGAGATACATATTCCTTTAGCGCAAGCACTTGCACACCACCTCTCCCCAGCTTTGTTGAATTTGGATAGCAAGGGCCAATTAGGCGTCAAGGTGGTGGGGGCGGATAGCGTGGTTGTGTGGCATTCCGTCAAAGTGATACGGGCTGGGTTAACAGGTATTTGGGTGATGGGGGTTCCTGAAGGGGCGCAGATCATCACACTGGGTGGTGGGTTTGTAGAGGTGGGGCAGGAAGTCACCACCGATAAGAGCTCTTAA
- a CDS encoding sulfite exporter TauE/SafE family protein: protein MFALFETLPAIHLLYISMAVLVAALLQGATGFGYALVAAPVVMLLQPELMPAPIVISALLLTLLMSARNLPHIQWRWLGIALISYLPGLWIGAWLLTSLPPSWVSLLFGGLTLLAVGLSWVGRYPSASHALLLPSGVVSGIMGVTTTMNGPPLVLALQHLTVAQLRGTMGGFFFMAAIPTLFTLHEIGQLERLPVQLGFWLMIPVSMGFLCALYLSHWFDQEKGKKVVLLLAGVSGVVIVLRSI, encoded by the coding sequence ATGTTTGCCTTGTTTGAAACCCTACCGGCTATACATCTGCTCTATATCTCTATGGCGGTTTTGGTGGCAGCTCTGCTACAGGGGGCAACCGGTTTTGGTTATGCACTGGTGGCGGCCCCGGTGGTGATGTTGCTGCAACCTGAACTTATGCCAGCCCCTATTGTTATCTCCGCACTGCTGCTGACGCTTTTAATGAGCGCACGTAATCTACCCCATATCCAGTGGCGGTGGTTGGGGATTGCGCTGATTAGTTATTTGCCTGGTTTATGGATCGGTGCTTGGTTACTCACCTCCTTACCACCCTCCTGGGTCTCTTTACTGTTTGGGGGGTTAACGCTTCTGGCTGTTGGGCTTTCATGGGTTGGTCGGTATCCCTCGGCAAGTCATGCACTGCTGCTTCCTTCGGGGGTGGTTTCCGGCATTATGGGGGTGACAACCACCATGAACGGCCCGCCACTTGTACTGGCTTTACAGCATCTAACAGTCGCTCAACTTAGAGGGACCATGGGCGGCTTCTTTTTTATGGCCGCCATCCCCACCTTATTTACGCTACATGAAATTGGACAGTTGGAGCGATTGCCTGTACAGCTTGGCTTTTGGTTGATGATTCCGGTCTCTATGGGATTTCTCTGTGCGCTGTACCTCTCGCATTGGTTTGATCAAGAGAAAGGTAAAAAAGTGGTTCTGTTACTGGCGGGGGTTTCAGGTGTGGTCATTGTGCTGCGGAGCATATAG
- a CDS encoding DNA alkylation repair protein has product MEPFKERFNQELIRAMAVHFKRVEPTFDVERFCHVAITGLDQLELKARSQQITDALAQTLPTSFPHAATTLAASLHPVDDAALADMGMDDQGLAGWAIMPMADYVAEYGQGDVNVALDLLGAMTKRFSAEFAIRPFLLTHTDQSLRQLTLWSRDDNEHLRRLASEGSRPRLPWGMQLPIFIADPAPLFTLLDPLKDDPSAYVRRSVANNLNDISKDHPDSVVAFLANWMVGLHPQRLKLIQHALRTLIKQGHQGALHLLGYSEPDLHQVKFELHTPQITLGDKLCFRVELLARGAQNLIVDYRIHHVKANGQRTPKVFKWKKLSLTAGKSHCAQRCHAIKPVTTRVYYSGTHLVELLVNGQVMAEAAFELKVPHA; this is encoded by the coding sequence ATGGAGCCTTTTAAAGAACGCTTCAACCAAGAGCTTATCCGCGCAATGGCAGTCCATTTTAAACGGGTAGAACCCACTTTTGATGTTGAGCGGTTCTGCCATGTGGCCATAACAGGATTGGATCAGCTGGAGCTTAAAGCCCGATCTCAACAGATTACCGATGCATTGGCGCAAACCTTACCAACCTCTTTTCCGCATGCCGCTACCACGCTCGCCGCTAGCCTGCACCCTGTGGATGATGCGGCTCTTGCTGATATGGGGATGGATGATCAGGGTCTTGCGGGGTGGGCTATTATGCCAATGGCAGACTATGTGGCGGAATATGGTCAGGGGGATGTGAACGTTGCACTGGATCTATTGGGGGCCATGACCAAGCGTTTTTCAGCTGAGTTTGCCATTCGCCCCTTTCTGCTTACCCATACGGATCAAAGTTTGAGACAGCTTACGCTGTGGAGCCGTGATGACAATGAGCATCTGCGTCGGCTGGCCTCGGAGGGGAGTCGCCCCCGGTTACCATGGGGCATGCAACTCCCCATTTTTATCGCAGATCCCGCTCCACTCTTTACCTTGTTGGACCCTTTAAAAGATGATCCTTCCGCCTATGTTCGCCGTTCGGTGGCCAATAATCTAAATGACATCAGCAAAGATCATCCCGATTCAGTGGTGGCTTTTTTAGCCAACTGGATGGTTGGTCTCCATCCCCAGCGGTTGAAACTCATTCAACACGCTCTACGCACTTTGATCAAGCAGGGGCACCAAGGGGCGCTGCATCTCTTGGGGTACAGTGAGCCAGATCTGCACCAGGTAAAATTTGAGCTGCACACTCCCCAGATAACCTTAGGAGATAAACTCTGTTTTCGTGTCGAACTACTGGCTAGGGGGGCGCAAAATCTGATTGTGGATTATCGCATTCATCATGTGAAGGCCAATGGGCAACGAACGCCCAAAGTCTTTAAATGGAAAAAACTTAGCCTAACCGCCGGTAAGTCTCATTGTGCTCAGCGCTGCCATGCGATCAAGCCCGTTACCACAAGGGTTTACTACAGCGGTACACACTTAGTTGAGCTACTTGTTAATGGGCAGGTTATGGCGGAGGCGGCCTTTGAGTTAAAGGTCCCTCACGCATGA
- a CDS encoding sulfite exporter TauE/SafE family protein: MGNPGDSILLMLGALVLPLLFTLFAGTVHGLLGLGFPLVVTPLLALITDVRQAILLTLLPTLLVNVLTLLATKEWSALRAHWLILVGIVPGAWLGAELLVSVDANPFRLVLAAMIILHLWPKPPGHGAVHHSWVDLLVGVVAGLAAGTVNVMVPVLVLYLTTMQLPVMAMVVLFNLSFLTGKLVQIHVFVGHDILTTSLMAQTLPLMMAAALGVWIGLWMRRYVSEQRFTLAIRGVLMIMSILLVGQYVQHVR, translated from the coding sequence TTGGGTAACCCAGGTGACAGTATACTGTTGATGCTGGGTGCCCTGGTGCTGCCCCTGCTTTTTACGCTCTTTGCAGGTACTGTACACGGCTTGTTGGGGCTTGGTTTTCCGTTGGTTGTTACGCCGCTTCTCGCGTTGATAACCGATGTACGGCAAGCCATACTACTGACCTTGCTCCCCACCTTGCTGGTCAATGTGCTTACTTTGCTGGCTACCAAGGAGTGGTCTGCACTTCGTGCCCACTGGTTGATCCTGGTGGGTATTGTACCGGGTGCTTGGTTGGGGGCAGAGCTGTTGGTGTCGGTGGATGCCAACCCCTTTCGTCTTGTCCTGGCGGCTATGATTATCCTTCACCTATGGCCCAAGCCACCGGGCCATGGCGCGGTGCACCATTCATGGGTGGATCTGCTGGTTGGTGTGGTTGCCGGGTTGGCCGCAGGGACAGTCAATGTCATGGTGCCGGTTTTAGTGCTCTACTTAACCACCATGCAGCTGCCAGTGATGGCGATGGTGGTACTCTTTAACCTCTCTTTTTTAACCGGCAAACTGGTGCAAATCCATGTGTTTGTTGGACATGATATATTGACGACATCATTGATGGCGCAGACTCTCCCTCTTATGATGGCGGCTGCGCTGGGTGTCTGGATCGGGCTATGGATGCGACGGTATGTCTCTGAGCAGCGGTTCACCTTGGCCATACGTGGTGTGTTGATGATTATGTCTATCCTGCTTGTGGGTCAATATGTTCAACATGTGAGATAA